A stretch of the Oceanicola sp. D3 genome encodes the following:
- a CDS encoding TIGR02594 family protein, giving the protein MKYNALLLEAAGRHVGLSEWPGTKHNPEVIAFFEASGHGNVRDDETPWCAAFVGAVLAEIGLTGTGKLNARSYLDWGEKVEFSAARPGDVVVLWRGSPDGWQGHVAFLVGFNGDKVILRGGNQGNKVSDQRYPVSRILGIRRADAAQAEMGRPTLREGARGAFVLDLQDQLRSLRYFAGQRDGVFGPRTGAAVRDFQNEAGLSVDGIVGQRTWAALEKAPQRPERQLTASELRTRGSSTIKAADTGKVVVAAGAAIPVIDAATEAADKAQGLLPTLTAMVTDHWPALLVLGLGVVGYVLWRQVTAARVEDARSGAHLGR; this is encoded by the coding sequence ATGAAATACAACGCTCTGCTGCTTGAGGCAGCCGGGCGCCATGTCGGCTTGTCCGAATGGCCCGGCACCAAGCATAACCCCGAAGTCATCGCCTTCTTCGAGGCCTCCGGCCATGGCAACGTGCGCGACGATGAAACACCTTGGTGCGCGGCCTTCGTTGGTGCCGTGCTCGCTGAGATTGGCCTCACAGGCACCGGCAAGCTCAACGCCCGCTCCTACCTCGACTGGGGCGAGAAGGTGGAGTTCTCCGCTGCGCGCCCGGGGGACGTCGTGGTGCTGTGGCGTGGCTCGCCCGATGGCTGGCAGGGGCACGTCGCCTTTCTGGTCGGCTTCAACGGCGACAAGGTGATCCTGCGCGGCGGCAACCAGGGCAACAAGGTCAGCGACCAGCGCTACCCGGTGAGCCGGATCCTCGGCATTCGGCGTGCCGATGCCGCGCAGGCCGAGATGGGCCGCCCAACTCTTCGCGAGGGCGCGCGGGGGGCCTTTGTGCTCGATCTGCAAGACCAGCTTCGCAGCCTGCGCTACTTCGCCGGCCAGCGGGATGGGGTCTTCGGCCCCCGCACGGGCGCTGCGGTGCGCGACTTCCAGAACGAGGCGGGGTTGTCGGTCGACGGGATCGTGGGCCAGCGCACCTGGGCGGCGCTCGAAAAGGCCCCGCAGCGCCCAGAGCGGCAGCTGACCGCATCCGAGCTGCGCACCCGTGGATCCTCGACCATCAAGGCCGCCGATACCGGCAAGGTCGTCGTGGCGGCCGGCGCGGCGATCCCGGTGATCGATGCGGCCACCGAGGCTGCCGATAAGGCGCAGGGCCTCCTGCCGACCCTCACTGCAATGGTGACCGACCACTGGCCCGCGCTGCTCGTGCTGGGGCTGGGCGTCGTCGGCTACGTGCTCTGGCGTCAGGTCACCGCCGCTCGTGTCGAGGATGCCCGCTCCGGCGCGCATCTGGGGCGCTGA